Proteins co-encoded in one Oreochromis aureus strain Israel breed Guangdong linkage group 3, ZZ_aureus, whole genome shotgun sequence genomic window:
- the LOC120438660 gene encoding hepatitis A virus cellular receptor 2 homolog isoform X3, whose translation MVILLLLIPVSQHASGMEVEVYVGVESVLLPCQLPADVSSDFLAAVWDREELKDPTVHVRLQSGDDFKDQNVRYTNRTSLRADALQTGDLSLTLRNPTVSDSGNYTCNTRVFRGNQSRIDIQLKVTEPPAVWPIVLLAVLDPVVLLAAGFGVFMYHRYKMMKSRKGI comes from the exons tttcccagcatgcctcagGTATGGAGGTGGAGGTGTATGTTGGGGTGGAGTCAGTCCTGCTGCCCTGTCAGTTACCAGCTGATGTTTCCAGTGACTTCTTAGCAGCAGTGTGGGACCGTGAGGAGCTCAAGGACCCAACAGTCCACGTGCGTCTGCAGAGTGGTGACGATTTTAAAGATCAGAACGTTCGTTACACCAACCGAACATCACTGAGAGCCGACGCTCTGCAgactggagacctcagcctCACTCTGAGGAACCCCACAGTCTCTGACAGTGGAAACTATACCTGCAACACCCGAGTATTTAGAGGAAATCAGAGCCGGATCGATATCCAACTGAAGGTGACAG AACCTCCTGCAGTCTGGCCCATAGTTCTCTTAGCTGTCCTGGATCCTGTGGTTCTCCTGGCTGCTGGCTTTGGTGTCTTCATGTATCATAGATATAAAATGATGAAGAGCAGAAAAGGTATATAA